One Hermetia illucens chromosome 4, iHerIll2.2.curated.20191125, whole genome shotgun sequence DNA segment encodes these proteins:
- the LOC119654992 gene encoding alpha-tocopherol transfer protein-like, whose amino-acid sequence MNTPSIRPLPNCLVKQVAEESNEVPSRIPDELESLREWIKKQNHLIARTDDQFLVAFLRACKHSLERCKERIDSYYSLRAAIPIISHDRDPTHPYFVELFIKGLICPLPIPHPNGFRPIIAKPGLFDVQRGGVMAALKFGFMVCDRYFVEDDYFSIGGYSVLFDMDGFSTKHMAGLTVPTLRELAECMKLGYPIRHRGIHYINCPTGFDVLLRLFRNFLPTKLANVIHTHSDFESVYEHFPKSCLPAEYGGNLGTLREITSDFLEKYLSSREWFDEDSKYRCDETKRQGASRIPNDLFGVDGSFKKLEID is encoded by the exons ATGAACACCCCGTCAATTCGACCTTTGCCTAATTGTTTAGTTAAACAAGTTGCCGAAGAAAGTAATGAAGTGCCTTCTAGAATACCCGATGAATTGGAATCATTACGAGAGTGGATTAAGAAGCAGAATCATTTGATAGCAAGAACAG ATGACCAGTTTCTAGTGGCTTTCTTGAGAGCCTGTAAACACAGTTTAGAGCGCTGTAAAGAAAGAATCGACTCCTACTATTCTTTACGCGCAGCTATACCCATAATATCTCATGACCGAGATCCAACCCATCCATATTTCGTGGAATTATTTATAAAAGG GCTAATCTGCCCGTTGCCGATACCCCACCCCAATGGATTTCGTCCTATAATCGCAAAGCCCGGCCTGTTCGACGTACAACGAGGTGGAGTGATGGCAGCCTTGAAGTTCGGTTTCATGGTTTGTGACCGCTACTTCGTcgaagatgactacttcagtatCGGTGGATATAGTGTGCTTTTCGACATGGATGGATTCTCAACAAAACATATGGCAGGCCTTACAGTTCCAACTCTGAG GGAATTGGCTGAATGTATGAAGCTGGGATATCCAATTCGTCACAGAGGCATACACTATATCAATTGCCCCACTGGCTTCGATGTATTGCTGAGATTATTCAGAAATTTTCTACCAACGAAATTAGCCAATGTG ATACACACTCACTCGGATTTTGAGTCAGTTTATGAACATTTTCCAAAAAGTTGTCTCCCAGCGGAATATGGCGGGAATCTCGGAACTCTACGTGAAATCACAA GCGATTTTCTAGAGAAATATTTATCAAGCAGGGAATGGTTTGATGAAGATTCAAAGTACAGATGTGATGAAACAAAAAGACAAGGCGCTTCGAGAATACCGAATGACCTGTTTGGTGTCGATGGCTCCTTTAAGAAACTTGAGATTGATTAA